One window of the Oncorhynchus clarkii lewisi isolate Uvic-CL-2024 chromosome 19, UVic_Ocla_1.0, whole genome shotgun sequence genome contains the following:
- the LOC139374703 gene encoding SWI/SNF-related matrix-associated actin-dependent regulator of chromatin subfamily A member 5-like, whose product MSETGNGVELREERAVELEETGGVEEKDDASEASKEESSEAGQDAQDEDPSSSTAPAYEEKVASDRTNRFEYLLKQTEVFAHFIQPAAQKTPTSPLKMKPGRPRVKKDEKQNLLSVGDNRHRRTEQEEDEELLSESSKTTNVCTRFDESPSFVKGGTMRDYQVRGLNWLISLYENGINGILADEMGLGKTLQTISLLGYMKHYRSIPGPHMVLVPKSTLYNWMNEFKRWVPSLKAVCLIGDREQRNALIRDVLLPGEWDVCVTSYEMLIIEKAVFKKFNWRYLVIDEAHRIKNEKSKLSEIVREFKTTNRLLLTGTPLQNNLHELWALLNFLLPDVFNSSEDFDSWFDTNNCLGDQKLVERLHTVLRPFLLRRIKNEVEKSLLPKKEIKMYVGLSKMQREWYTKILMKDIDILNSAGKMDKMRLLNVLMQLRKCCNHPYLFDGAEPGPPYTTDLHLAVNSGKMAVLDKLLPKMKAQGSRVLIFSQMTRMLDILEDYCMWRNFGYCRLDGQTPHEERQISINAYNEENSPKFIFMLSTRAGGLGINLATADVVILYDSDWNPQVDLQAMDRAHRIGQKKQVRVFRFITENTVEERIVERAEMKLQLDSIVIQQGRLVDPNANKLGKDEMLSIIRHGATHVFASKESDITDDDIDEILERGEKKTMELKEKMNTMGESSLRNFTMESDNSVYTFEGEDYREKKKVVTNWIEPPKRERKANYAVDAYFREALRVSEPKAPKAPRPPKQPNVQDFQFFPPRLFELLEKEILFYRKTIGYKVPRNPELPNSSQHQKEEQAKIDEAEGLSEEELEEKENLLSQGFTIWNKRDFNQFIKANEKWGRDDIENIAREVEGKTPEEVMEYSAVFWERCNELQDIEKIMAQIERGEARIQRRISIKKALDTKIGRYKAPFHQLRISYGTNKGKNYTEEEDRFLICMLHKLGFEKESVYDELRQCIRNSPQFRFDWFLKSRTAMELQRRCNTLITLIERENMELEEREKAEKKKKGPRSQSSAQKRKGDGTPDPRGGRRKKLKL is encoded by the exons ATGTCCGAGACTGGAAACGGCGTGGAGCTGCGGGAAGAGCGAGCAGTTGAACTTGAAGAAACCGGAGGAGTGGAG GAAAAGGATGATGCGTCAGAGGCCAGCAAGGAGGAGTCTTCTGAAGCCGGACAGGATGCCCAAGATGAGGACCCCTCTTCATCTACAGCGCCAGCCTATGAGGAGAAAGTG GCATCAGACCGGACCAACAGATTTGAGTACCTACTGAAGCAGACAGAGGTGTTTGCCCATTTCATTCAACCTGCGGCCCAGAAGACCCCCACCTCCCCGCTCAAGATGAAGCCAGGACGTCCTCGTGTCAAGAAGGACGAGAAACAGAATCTCCTCTCGGTCGGAGA TAACCGTCATCGTCGCACAGAGCAGGAAGAGGATGAAGAACTGCTGAGCGAAAGCAGCAAGACCACCAACGTCTGCACCCGCTTCGACGAATCTCCCTCCT TTGTAAAAGGGGGTACAATGAGAGACTACCAGGTCCGTGGTCTGAACTGGCTCATCTCTCTGTACGAGAACGGAATCAATGGGATTCTTGCTGATGAAATG GGTTTGGGTAAGACCCTGCAGACCATCTCTCTGCTGGGGTACATGAAGCACTACAGGAGCATCCCCGGGCCCCACATGGTGCTGGTGCCCAAGTCCACCCTGTACAATTGGATGAACGAGTTCAAACGTTGGGTCCCCTCCCTCAAAGCAGTCTGCCTCATCGGAGACCGAGAGCAGAGG aatgcCCTGATCAGAGATGTGCTGCTGCCAGGTGAGTGGGATGTGTGTGTCACCTCTTACGAGATGCTCATCATAGAGAAGGCCGTGTTCAAGAAGTTTAACTGGAGGTACCTGGTCATCGACGAGGCCCACAGGATCAAGAACGAGAAGTCAAAG CTGTCAGAGATAGTGCGTGAATTCAAGACCACCAACCGTCTGCTGCTAACCGGCACCCCGCTGCAGAACAACCTCCACGAGCTCTGGGCCCTGCTCAACTTCCTGCTGCCAGACGTCTTCAACTCCTCAGAG GACTTTGACTCATGGTTTGACACCAACAACTGCCTGGGGGATCAGAAGTTGGTGGAACGTCTTCACACT gtACTGCGTCCTTTCCTTCTGCGTCGTATCAAAAATGAGGTGGAGAAGTCTCTGCTGCCTAAGAAAGAGATCAAGATGTACGTGGGGCTGAGTAAGATGCAGAGAGAATG GTACACCAAGATCCTGATGAAGGACATAGACATCCTGAACTCTGCAGGGAAGATGGACAAAATGCGCCTGCTCAACGTCTTGATGCAGCTGAGGAAGTGCTGCAACCACCCGTACCTGTTTGACGGGGCCGAGCCCGGCCCGCCTTACACCACCGACTTGCACCTGGCCGTCAACAGCGGCAAGATGGCCGTCCTTGACAAGCTGCTGCCCAAGATGAAGGCTCAGG gCTCCCGTGTGCTGATCTTCAGCCAGATGACCAGGATGCTGGACATCTTGGAGGACTACTGCATGTGGCGCAACTTCGGCTACTGTCGCCTGGACGGACAGACGCCCCACGAGGAGAGACAG ATCTCCATCAACGCGTACAATGAGGAGAACAGCCCTAAGTTCATCTTCATGTTGAGCACCAGGGCCGGAGGGCTGGGTATTAACCTGGCCACAGCTGACGTGGTCATCCTCTACGACTCAGACTGGAACCCTCAGGTCGACCTACAGGCCATG GACCGAGCTCACAGGATTGGTCAAAAGAAGCAGGTGCGCGTGTTCCGTTTCATCACGGAAAacacagtagaggagaggatcgTGGAGCGAGCCGAGATGAAGCTCCAACTGGACTCCATCGTCATCCAGCAAG GAAGGCTAGTGGATCCCAATGCCAACAAGCTGGGGAAGGACGAGATGCTGTCTATCATCCGGCACGGCGCCACGCACGTCTTCGCCTCCAAGGAGAGCGACATCACCGACGATGACATCGACGAGATCCTGGAGCGAGGCGAGAAGAAG ACCATGGAGTTGAAGGAGAAGATGAACACCATGGGCGAGAGCTCCCTGAGGAACTTCACCATGGAGTCCGACAACAGTGTGTACACCTTCGAAGGAGAGGACTACAGGGAGAAGAAGAAGGTGGTCACCAACTGGATCGAGCCAcccaagagagagaggaaggccaACTACGCAGTGGATGCCTACTTCAGAGAGGCCCTGCGTGTCAGCGAGCCCAAAGCACCCAAG GCTCCTCGTCCACCTAAGCAGCCCAATGTGCAGGACTTCCAGTTCTTCCCCCCAAGGCTGTTTGAACTGCTGGAGAAAGAAATCCTATTCTACAGGAAGACTATCGGCTACAAG GTTCCTCGTAACCCAGAACTGCCCAACTCGTCCCAGCACCAGAAGGAGGAGCAGGCCAAGATTGACGAGGCCGAAGGCCTATcagaggaggagctggaggagaaggagaacctCCTCTCGCAG GGCTTCACCATCTGGAACAAGCGTGACTTTAACCAGTTCATCAAAGCCAATGAGAAGTGGGGGAGAGACGACATCGAGAACATCGCCAGAGAGGTGGAGGGCAAAACCCCAGAGGAAGTCATGGAATATTCCG ctgtgttcTGGGAGCGTTGCAACGAGCTGCAGGACATTGAGAAGATCATGGCTCAGATCGAGAGGGGAGAGGCCCGCATCCAGAGGAGGATCAGCATCAAGAAAGCACTGGACACAAAG ATTGGTCGCTACAAGGCGCCGTTCCACCAGTTGAGGATCTCGTACGGCACCAACAAGGGGAAGAACTACACGGAGGAGGAGGACCGCTTCCTCATTTGCATGCTGCACAAGTTGGGCTTCGAAAAGGAGTCGGTCTACGACGAGCTGCGCCAGTGCATCCGCAACTCGCCCCAGTTTCGCTTCGACTGGTTCCTCAAGTCCAGGACCGCCATG GAGCTCCAGAGGCGATGCAACACCCTGATCACCCTGATTGAACGAGAGAAcatggagctggaggagagggagaaggcagagaagaagaagaaaggacCACGGAGTCAGTCTTCT GCTCAGAAGCGTAAGGGAGACGGGACCCCAGACCCGCGAGGAGGCCGCAGGAAAAAACTAAAGCTGTGA